The following coding sequences are from one Ammospiza caudacuta isolate bAmmCau1 chromosome 10, bAmmCau1.pri, whole genome shotgun sequence window:
- the LOC131562153 gene encoding LOW QUALITY PROTEIN: thrombopoietin receptor-like (The sequence of the model RefSeq protein was modified relative to this genomic sequence to represent the inferred CDS: deleted 2 bases in 1 codon) has translation MNKHIPTLHTVYEVWGTIQNNVLTSLRLVQANTWVVLRGLEPGVRYHIYQLCSKPDGTSMDGVWGPWSQALAAETPHSSGDIGLCCRTPDLRHVRCERGWDPAEPHSSHQLLYRPPPSGAGTREDAWQQCEEVSRGAQGTYACTFQPKAGSAISVLVNVTRTHMLPTLSYFKEPFWLHQAVLTDAPQLVQATASQGRLSLQWLPPLELPAEQLDYQVRYAMENSHDWKVLQVPRAARNEVLELRPGSRYPAQVRAQPSGPWYRGSWSAGPKPVVVDAVADAGWLIPSVTVVPLLFSAALLGLRCTFPSLYSNMKQKLWPPVPELHRALGSFLQESSKHGQVSHAFNKQPPEETVLPCLLEVLPGPRREAGPPPEHAGGLLSSTDIANQSYLLMSGWEPRAATTAPTPP, from the exons atgaacaagcacatacctactctaCACACCGTGTATGAAGTATGGGGGACAATTCAGAACAACgttctcacctcgctg aggctggtccaGGCCAACACTTGGGTGGTGCTCCGGGGCCTGGAGCCAGGGGTGAGGTACCACATC TACCAGCTGTGCAGCAAGCCCGACGGTACCTCCATGGACGGCGTCTGGGGGCCCTGGTcgcaggctctggctgcagagaccccccactcctccg gagacatcgggctgtgctgcagaaccccTGACCTGCGGCACGTGCGCTGCGAGCGGggctgggaccctgcagagccccacagctcccaccagctcctctacCGGCCACCTccgagcggggctggcacaag GGAAGATGCATGGCAACAGTGCGAGGAGGTaagcaggggggcacagggcacctatgcctgcaccttccagcccaaggctggcagtgccatctctgTCCTGGTGAATGTCACCAGGACCCACATGCTGCCCACACTCAGCTACTTCAAGGAGCCCTTTTggctgcaccaggctg tgctcacagatGCCCCACAGCTTGTGCAGGCAACAGCGTCGCAGGGCCGGCTgagcctgcagtggctgccgcccctggagctgcctgcagagcagctggactaCCAGGTCCGCTATGCCATGGAGAACAGCCATGACTGGAAG GTCCTGCAGGTTCCGCGAGCAGCGAGGAACGAGGTCCTGGAGCTGCGGCCAGGCTCCCGCTACCCCGCGCAGGTGCGGGCCCAGCCCAGCGGGCCGTGGTACCGGGGCAGCTGGAGCGCCGGGCCCAAACCCGTTGTGGTTGATGCCGTGGCCGATGCgg GCTGGCTCATCCCCAGTGTTACGGTGGTGccgctgctcttctcagcagcgctcctggggctgcgctgcaccttcccctccctctacag CAACATGAAGCAGAAACTCTGGCCACCCGTTCCTGAGCTGCACcgtgctctgggcagcttcctccaggaaagcagcaaacacGGCCAGGTGA GCCATGCCTTCAACAAGCAGCCGCCGGAGGAGaccgtcctgccctgcctgctggaggtgctgcccggcccgcggcgTGAGGCGGGCCCGCCGCCGGAGCACGCTGGGGGCCTCCTGTCCAGCACTGACATCGCCAACCAGTCCTACCTGCTCATGAGCGGCTGGGAGCCGCGGGCAGCCACGACCGCCCCCACCCCGCCATAA